A window of Deinococcus terrestris contains these coding sequences:
- a CDS encoding MerR family transcriptional regulator: MIDVQADWSGGIEALVEEANLWLARLLPADRASRPKDEVNPRLVRHYTTQGLLPAPRREGRDARYGRLHLMALLALRRLMADGLSGRALIAALGGQDEAGLEQLALEGVLEGTKGPADREDNEALGYLRQLAVMEAPRRARVVKPRPPTPVPAALPEFLLEPRKKVSQTTRVVVRPDLELQIGRDFKWPTTEPEWRALLQELGATLRDVWGQQE; encoded by the coding sequence GTGATTGACGTTCAGGCCGACTGGTCCGGGGGCATCGAGGCGCTGGTGGAAGAAGCCAACCTCTGGCTTGCCCGCCTGCTGCCCGCAGACCGGGCCTCGCGGCCCAAGGATGAGGTCAACCCCCGACTGGTACGTCACTACACCACCCAGGGGCTGTTGCCGGCTCCACGGCGCGAAGGGCGGGACGCCCGGTATGGCCGGCTCCACCTCATGGCCCTGCTGGCCCTGCGCCGCCTGATGGCCGATGGACTGAGTGGCAGGGCGCTGATAGCGGCTCTGGGCGGGCAGGATGAGGCAGGTTTGGAACAGCTGGCGCTGGAAGGCGTTCTGGAGGGGACGAAGGGACCCGCAGATCGGGAAGACAACGAGGCGCTGGGGTACCTGCGCCAGCTCGCCGTCATGGAGGCTCCAAGACGCGCACGGGTGGTCAAGCCCCGACCCCCTACGCCGGTCCCCGCCGCCCTCCCGGAGTTCCTGCTGGAGCCCCGGAAGAAGGTGAGCCAGACGACCCGCGTAGTGGTGCGGCCTGATCTGGAACTGCAGATTGGCCGGGATTTCAAGTGGCCGACAACCGAGCCGGAGTGGCGCGCTCTGCTCCAGGAACTCGGTGCGACGCTGCGTGACGTGTGGGGGCAGCAGGAGTGA
- a CDS encoding ParB/RepB/Spo0J family partition protein, translated as MTRKRPPRREGLDELLGQTADLVKAPVMEQTLPVDRLQSGTAQPRRAFGDAGLESLAASIRAQGILQPLLVRPVQGGYEIVAGERRWRAAQLVGLAEVPVIIRHLDDQQARVAALLENLQRENLNTVDEVDAKLDLVASVLNLPREAARARLMQLLREEPGQDHTTLEAVFTALGETWQSFTKNKLRILKWPPVVLEAVRMGLPFTLGVMIVGAPGEHHAALIALAQAGASRLEIQKEIRRLSRGQEETHMPDALRVARVLGSARFLNNLQPAARKAVDRWLAKMPDAVREALGD; from the coding sequence ATGACCCGTAAGCGCCCTCCCCGCCGCGAAGGCTTGGACGAGCTTCTCGGACAAACCGCTGATCTGGTTAAAGCGCCTGTGATGGAGCAGACGTTGCCAGTCGACAGACTCCAGTCCGGCACAGCTCAACCTCGCCGTGCCTTCGGCGATGCTGGCCTCGAAAGTCTTGCGGCGAGTATACGTGCCCAGGGGATTCTTCAGCCCCTGCTGGTGCGCCCTGTGCAGGGTGGCTACGAGATTGTCGCCGGTGAACGTCGCTGGCGTGCGGCGCAGCTTGTGGGGCTGGCGGAGGTGCCGGTTATCATCCGTCATCTTGACGACCAGCAAGCCCGGGTAGCAGCTCTGTTGGAAAACCTGCAGCGCGAGAATCTCAACACGGTGGATGAGGTCGACGCCAAGCTTGATCTGGTCGCGTCTGTCCTCAACCTTCCACGTGAGGCTGCTCGCGCACGCCTGATGCAGCTGCTCCGGGAGGAACCAGGCCAGGATCACACGACACTGGAAGCAGTCTTTACGGCACTGGGCGAAACGTGGCAGTCCTTCACGAAGAACAAACTGCGCATTCTGAAATGGCCGCCCGTGGTGTTGGAAGCCGTTCGGATGGGACTGCCATTTACCCTCGGGGTGATGATCGTTGGTGCTCCCGGGGAGCATCACGCCGCTCTCATCGCGCTCGCTCAGGCTGGTGCCAGCCGTCTGGAAATCCAAAAGGAGATCAGGCGGCTGAGTCGGGGACAGGAAGAAACGCATATGCCAGACGCCCTTCGAGTCGCTCGCGTATTGGGGAGTGCCCGTTTTCTGAACAACCTTCAGCCAGCAGCCAGAAAAGCAGTCGACCGCTGGTTGGCGAAGATGCCTGACGCAGTCCGTGAAGCCCTGGGCGACTGA
- a CDS encoding helix-turn-helix transcriptional regulator, protein MTATTKTERILDILQLLGDGECSARDLVRRLGLPEHQLRSVQRDLRTLLDRNVLEVASSGRYRRPLGTSSLNPVEALAVYSATRMMYHHAAEYNEHYLRAMDKLARQLPERARRVATLASEAYRGKPNAGGSRTFELVAQAWLEGRVLRFQYHSLQKVSTVELVIYFIELSPQNRQAYAIGVNRLKEGDRPFVFRLSRMREARLLADEGEIPEDFHPLKFLSNAWGIMTGDPVRVELFFSPSVRDRVGETHLGDSAEVKVLGSGHTRVVLTVGGWKELIPWVLGWGSEVEVLEPPELREAVAGGHQAAAALYRAGVPHGAGN, encoded by the coding sequence ATGACGGCCACCACCAAGACAGAACGGATTCTCGACATTCTGCAGCTGCTGGGAGACGGCGAGTGCAGCGCACGTGACCTTGTGCGGCGTCTGGGGCTGCCAGAACATCAGCTTCGCAGCGTGCAGCGTGACTTGCGGACACTGCTGGACCGCAACGTCTTGGAGGTGGCCTCATCTGGCCGCTACCGCCGTCCGCTCGGGACCAGCAGTCTCAACCCGGTGGAAGCCCTGGCGGTGTACTCGGCAACCCGGATGATGTACCACCACGCGGCGGAGTACAACGAGCACTATCTCCGGGCGATGGACAAGCTGGCGCGTCAGCTTCCGGAACGGGCGCGGCGTGTGGCGACCCTCGCGAGTGAAGCCTACCGGGGCAAACCCAACGCGGGCGGCTCCCGGACGTTCGAACTGGTCGCACAGGCGTGGCTGGAGGGTCGGGTGCTGCGCTTTCAGTACCACTCGCTCCAGAAAGTCAGCACGGTTGAGCTGGTGATCTACTTCATCGAACTCAGTCCACAGAACCGTCAGGCTTACGCCATCGGGGTCAACCGCCTCAAGGAGGGCGACCGGCCCTTCGTCTTCCGGCTCTCGCGGATGCGGGAGGCCCGGCTGCTGGCCGATGAGGGCGAGATTCCCGAGGATTTTCATCCCCTGAAATTCCTGTCGAACGCCTGGGGCATCATGACGGGCGATCCGGTGCGTGTGGAGCTGTTCTTCTCCCCGAGCGTCCGCGACCGGGTGGGGGAGACCCACCTGGGCGACAGCGCGGAAGTGAAGGTGTTGGGAAGCGGCCACACGCGCGTTGTCCTGACCGTGGGAGGCTGGAAGGAGCTGATCCCCTGGGTTCTGGGCTGGGGGAGTGAGGTGGAGGTGCTGGAGCCGCCGGAGCTTCGGGAGGCGGTCGCTGGGGGTCATCAGGCAGCCGCAGCCCTGTACAGGGCTGGTGTTCCTCATGGGGCTGGCAATTGA
- a CDS encoding replication initiator protein A, translating into MHRYPDDDINSFLFFFFSISSGKIIIKPLKILPRHHDDLNLSRLNLIVALDQVEMQEWNVTYELGGRIVRISCEAGVKYAVPHGLDSDVSAALINLYIDEGMPEDGRIMVAATALLRLCGWHKSGKYLGLLRQCLERLHQANYTVSGGWRDHPNRRWTHAKFHFIESLNFTTLDATGHFDERSMIIVRLADDVVASIRSGYVKPLDSEFMSSLSRPRTRVLYRVLDAARINPEDPERQVDTLTFPVLSWGDQCKIPSDGQAWRVIRALSAPHQELIKRGYLAEVVLTGRGKDQTVRYEFARDFTQVDPALMRKFREYGVADGMVRKLVREHGEAFLSDTVTRFTALLTSGVLVVRKTRAAALMHLIQHPDDYPYPAPAASEVKAKREVMEPMLTEPSLEEDFAGLSPERAAERLIRRLDLHYKKLLKAADYDLLRFQVRNGHVSPAEVLKAGIAAVAAGQREQFIVELRQAANQ; encoded by the coding sequence GTGCACCGATACCCTGATGATGACATCAATTCATTTCTTTTCTTCTTTTTTTCAATCAGTAGCGGTAAAATCATCATCAAGCCCTTGAAGATCCTGCCTCGCCACCACGATGACCTGAACCTCTCCCGCCTCAACCTGATCGTGGCACTCGACCAGGTGGAGATGCAGGAGTGGAACGTGACCTACGAGCTGGGCGGCCGTATTGTGCGGATCAGCTGCGAAGCGGGGGTGAAGTATGCCGTTCCACATGGGCTGGATAGTGACGTGAGCGCGGCTCTGATCAACCTGTACATCGACGAGGGTATGCCTGAGGACGGCCGCATTATGGTGGCTGCCACCGCCCTGTTGAGGTTATGTGGCTGGCATAAGTCCGGCAAATATCTCGGTCTGCTGCGTCAGTGTCTGGAGCGGCTTCATCAAGCGAACTACACCGTTTCCGGTGGCTGGCGCGACCATCCCAATCGCCGCTGGACGCACGCGAAGTTCCATTTCATCGAATCGCTCAACTTCACCACGCTCGATGCAACAGGCCACTTCGACGAGCGCTCCATGATCATCGTTCGGCTGGCCGACGACGTCGTCGCCAGCATTCGCAGCGGCTACGTGAAGCCGCTCGATTCGGAATTCATGTCCTCGCTCTCCCGACCACGGACCCGGGTCCTGTACCGGGTCCTGGACGCCGCCCGGATCAACCCAGAGGACCCGGAGCGTCAGGTCGACACCCTGACCTTCCCTGTGCTGTCCTGGGGGGACCAGTGCAAGATTCCCAGCGATGGTCAGGCGTGGCGCGTGATCCGGGCGTTGAGTGCGCCCCATCAGGAGCTGATCAAGCGGGGATACCTGGCGGAGGTCGTGCTGACCGGACGGGGCAAAGACCAGACGGTACGCTACGAATTCGCCCGGGACTTCACCCAGGTCGACCCAGCATTGATGCGGAAATTTCGCGAGTACGGAGTGGCAGACGGCATGGTACGCAAGCTGGTTCGGGAACACGGTGAAGCGTTTCTTTCAGATACGGTGACGCGCTTCACGGCCCTGTTGACCTCAGGTGTTCTGGTGGTTCGCAAAACCAGGGCGGCCGCCCTCATGCACCTGATCCAGCACCCGGATGATTACCCGTATCCTGCTCCCGCTGCGTCAGAGGTCAAGGCGAAGCGTGAGGTCATGGAACCTATGCTCACCGAGCCAAGCCTTGAGGAAGACTTTGCCGGTCTGTCGCCCGAACGTGCGGCTGAACGCCTCATTCGCCGACTCGACCTTCATTACAAAAAGCTGTTGAAAGCCGCCGACTACGACCTGCTGCGTTTCCAGGTTCGGAATGGTCATGTCTCGCCAGCCGAGGTCTTGAAAGCCGGGATTGCGGCCGTGGCCGCGGGACAACGGGAGCAATTCATAGTGGAGTTGAGACAAGCCGCCAACCAGTGA
- a CDS encoding DEAD/DEAH box helicase — protein MTVTWGDGRSARVARQDVRCGLPVGQAVQEQPRSLRPSLGEGHVLELRTLGGREQALVEFWEGAERHWLPWENLVPIWSARSMVEAGVRPPGGFAERFRLRQLALALQHWHRTTGALAQVDIDPLPHQLHLVRRILQSGNLNWLIADDVGLGKTIEVGLLLSALRQQGLRRFLLVVPAGLTRQWQNELRTRFGMGQAVIYGRDFEISDPAQWPLYDVVIGSMDRFKHERHLDLLRESGRWDMVVFDEAHRLSRSLYGLTYQTSERYHLASILRGLTENVLLLSGTPHQGDPDKFEALLELLRPGPVWRERIQRLRMEPQLLSGMVIRNRKADVTDAHGNFIFKGKVTHAVAAPQNDQEDAFDRALRRYLRHGYEASRRGGQRNIATGFVMTIYRKLAASSVAAIQGALERRLVRLQTQLREEAGIPEVEVEEDSPFVEREEEITGGRMEFFSGETEMLEGLITLARSLRAHDTKLQAFTSALLRSILRTNPGERVLIFTEYRSTQDYLVAALQSLAPGRVDVIHGGQTLEERMASIDHFEEAGQFLVSTEAGGEGFNLQRRCHILVNYDLPWNPMRLVQRVGRLYRYGQQKPVVVFNLNVQGSLDDDILLQMYGRLEAVAADMAGVADEYREGLREDIVGELASFLDVERILAEAAAHTPQRTQERIQEALERARQAAQQQNDLLRFSSGFDPEALRGELPMGEEHLIAFVEGMFAQLGVAISHRLYGDRVWEIKLPEELQSRLDLKQNQRVAFERTLARTAKALLLDGSSRLLKVLFEMAREYAFGGQVAQTSLPGDGTACAMLRWQDDRGRPLSESYAVLRRQGEAVQVNPPEFSAWLLQSASDEPGEPTLDAGAWPGFEHQLHDLLARGSSDELHPAGYVLTGVAWEPTPVPEAEIAAGEQLAWL, from the coding sequence TTGACCGTCACCTGGGGAGATGGCCGCTCGGCGCGGGTGGCCCGGCAGGACGTGCGGTGTGGTCTCCCGGTTGGCCAGGCGGTGCAGGAACAGCCACGCAGCCTGCGCCCGTCGCTGGGTGAGGGGCACGTCCTGGAGCTGCGCACCCTGGGGGGTCGGGAGCAGGCCCTTGTTGAGTTCTGGGAAGGGGCGGAACGTCACTGGCTGCCCTGGGAAAACCTCGTGCCGATCTGGAGCGCCCGGTCGATGGTCGAAGCGGGCGTCCGGCCACCGGGCGGATTCGCCGAGCGCTTCCGCCTTCGTCAACTCGCGCTGGCCCTGCAACACTGGCACCGCACGACGGGGGCCCTCGCGCAGGTGGACATCGACCCACTCCCGCATCAGCTGCACCTGGTGCGCCGCATCCTCCAGAGTGGGAACCTCAACTGGTTGATCGCCGACGACGTCGGGTTGGGCAAGACCATCGAGGTGGGCCTGCTGCTCTCGGCCCTCCGGCAGCAGGGCCTGCGCCGCTTCCTGCTGGTGGTGCCTGCGGGCCTGACCCGGCAGTGGCAGAACGAGCTGCGCACCCGCTTCGGAATGGGTCAGGCCGTGATCTACGGCCGGGACTTCGAGATCAGCGACCCGGCCCAGTGGCCGCTCTATGACGTGGTGATCGGTTCGATGGACCGCTTCAAGCACGAACGACACCTCGACCTGCTCCGAGAGTCGGGACGCTGGGACATGGTGGTGTTCGATGAGGCGCACCGTCTGTCACGCAGTCTCTACGGGCTGACCTACCAGACCTCCGAGCGATACCACCTCGCGTCCATATTGCGGGGCCTGACCGAGAACGTCTTGCTGCTCAGCGGCACGCCGCATCAAGGCGACCCCGACAAGTTCGAGGCCCTCTTGGAACTGCTGCGGCCTGGCCCGGTGTGGCGTGAGCGCATCCAGAGGCTGCGGATGGAGCCACAGCTGCTCTCCGGCATGGTGATCCGCAACCGCAAGGCGGACGTGACCGACGCGCACGGCAACTTTATCTTCAAGGGGAAGGTCACCCACGCGGTGGCTGCACCTCAGAACGACCAAGAGGACGCCTTCGACCGCGCGCTGCGCCGATATCTGCGCCACGGCTATGAGGCCAGCCGTCGGGGCGGGCAGCGGAACATCGCCACCGGCTTCGTGATGACGATCTACCGCAAGCTCGCGGCGTCCAGCGTGGCGGCCATCCAGGGTGCCCTGGAACGGCGGCTGGTGCGCCTTCAGACCCAGCTGCGCGAGGAAGCCGGGATACCGGAAGTGGAGGTTGAGGAGGATAGCCCCTTCGTGGAACGCGAGGAGGAGATTACCGGGGGCCGCATGGAGTTCTTCTCCGGCGAGACGGAAATGCTCGAGGGGCTCATCACGCTGGCCCGCAGCCTGCGCGCCCACGATACCAAGCTGCAGGCCTTCACCAGCGCCCTCTTGAGGAGCATCCTGCGAACCAACCCAGGAGAGCGCGTGCTGATCTTCACCGAGTACCGCTCGACCCAGGATTACCTCGTCGCGGCCCTCCAAAGCCTCGCACCGGGCCGGGTGGACGTGATCCATGGGGGACAGACCTTGGAAGAGCGGATGGCCTCCATCGACCACTTCGAGGAGGCCGGGCAGTTTCTGGTGTCCACCGAGGCGGGCGGCGAGGGATTCAACCTGCAGCGCCGCTGTCACATCCTGGTCAACTACGACCTGCCGTGGAACCCGATGCGCCTGGTGCAGCGGGTGGGGCGCCTGTACCGCTACGGGCAGCAGAAGCCGGTGGTGGTGTTCAACCTGAACGTGCAGGGCAGCCTCGACGACGACATCCTGCTGCAGATGTATGGCCGTCTGGAAGCCGTGGCTGCCGATATGGCCGGGGTGGCCGACGAGTACCGGGAAGGCCTGCGGGAGGACATCGTTGGTGAATTGGCCAGTTTCCTGGATGTGGAAAGGATTCTGGCCGAGGCCGCCGCCCACACGCCCCAGCGCACCCAGGAACGCATTCAGGAGGCGCTGGAACGGGCGCGCCAGGCTGCCCAGCAACAGAACGACCTCCTGCGCTTCTCCAGTGGGTTTGACCCAGAGGCCTTGCGGGGCGAGCTGCCGATGGGTGAGGAGCACCTGATCGCTTTTGTGGAGGGCATGTTCGCCCAGCTGGGCGTCGCCATCAGCCACCGCCTCTACGGGGACCGGGTCTGGGAAATCAAGCTGCCGGAGGAGCTGCAAAGCCGGCTCGACCTCAAGCAAAACCAGCGCGTCGCCTTCGAGCGCACCCTGGCGCGCACCGCGAAGGCCCTGTTGCTTGACGGCAGCTCTCGGCTGTTAAAGGTGCTGTTCGAGATGGCCAGGGAGTACGCCTTCGGTGGGCAAGTCGCCCAGACCTCGTTGCCCGGAGACGGCACGGCCTGCGCCATGTTGCGCTGGCAGGACGACCGGGGCCGTCCGCTGAGCGAGAGCTACGCCGTGCTGCGGCGCCAGGGAGAAGCGGTGCAGGTCAACCCGCCGGAATTCAGCGCATGGTTGCTCCAATCGGCGTCCGACGAGCCGGGGGAACCCACCTTGGACGCTGGGGCCTGGCCGGGCTTCGAGCACCAGTTACACGACCTCCTGGCCCGGGGCTCGAGTGACGAGCTACATCCTGCGGGGTACGTGTTGACTGGCGTGGCCTGGGAACCGACGCCGGTGCCGGAAGCAGAGATTGCTGCAGGTGAACAACTCGCCTGGTTGTAA
- a CDS encoding vWA domain-containing protein, with product MTDLHPQAPRIELLPLQAALPAGRDSDLTVLARISPAAVPAQSGPRPPLNLSLVIDRSGSMGGRPLEMARQAAQVGLRKLQAHDRVSVVIFDDEVEMLIPSQSAANSEELCRVVEGITAGGSTALYAGWLDGAMSVAQHLDSQALNRVLLLSDGHANVGKRRVGEIVPDVAGLTKRGVSTSTIGLGIGYDEDLLRGMAVAGDGNFEHIEDPEQLPRYFDAEFSGLARTTGHTVSFGIEPNPALGSLRQEVLNDLGRNDLGRFQLPNLIAERPLEVIFTLHVPAQPEQADVGVTRVRLAWTGRDGVRRKARAQLNLPVLSPEAYAQVPENVEVGLALELQRNARAKRDAVRRLDAGDVLGAQAVLRERQQVFGVVAAQAPARLRMQELTELEDLERNAAQNANLARKRASSQNYNRSRSKF from the coding sequence ATGACTGACCTTCACCCTCAAGCGCCCCGCATCGAACTCCTGCCCCTTCAGGCCGCCCTTCCCGCGGGTCGGGACAGCGACCTCACGGTGCTCGCGCGCATTTCCCCGGCTGCCGTCCCCGCGCAGAGCGGCCCGCGCCCGCCCCTGAACCTCTCGCTGGTCATCGACCGCAGCGGCAGCATGGGTGGCCGACCACTCGAGATGGCCCGGCAGGCGGCACAGGTGGGCCTCCGCAAGCTGCAGGCGCATGACCGCGTCAGTGTGGTGATCTTTGACGACGAGGTCGAGATGCTGATTCCCTCGCAGTCGGCCGCCAACAGCGAAGAGCTCTGCCGCGTGGTGGAGGGCATCACTGCGGGGGGGTCCACGGCCCTGTACGCGGGCTGGCTCGACGGGGCCATGTCGGTGGCACAGCACCTGGATTCACAGGCGCTGAACCGCGTGCTGCTGCTGAGCGACGGCCACGCCAATGTGGGGAAGCGCCGCGTGGGGGAGATCGTCCCGGACGTCGCGGGCCTCACAAAGCGGGGGGTCAGCACCAGCACCATCGGGCTGGGCATCGGCTACGACGAGGATCTGCTGCGCGGCATGGCGGTGGCGGGCGACGGCAACTTCGAGCATATCGAGGACCCGGAGCAGCTTCCCCGTTACTTCGACGCGGAGTTCAGCGGGCTGGCCCGCACGACCGGGCACACGGTGAGTTTCGGCATCGAGCCAAATCCGGCGCTGGGGAGCCTGCGGCAGGAAGTGCTCAACGACCTTGGGCGCAACGACCTGGGCCGCTTCCAGCTTCCGAACCTGATCGCGGAGCGGCCTCTCGAGGTGATCTTCACCCTGCACGTTCCGGCCCAGCCGGAACAGGCGGACGTTGGCGTAACCCGGGTGCGCCTGGCGTGGACCGGACGTGACGGGGTTCGCCGCAAGGCGCGAGCACAGCTGAATCTGCCGGTGCTGTCCCCGGAGGCCTACGCGCAGGTGCCGGAGAACGTGGAGGTCGGGCTGGCACTGGAGTTGCAGCGCAATGCGCGGGCCAAGCGGGACGCGGTGAGGCGTCTGGATGCCGGCGACGTCCTGGGGGCGCAGGCCGTGCTGCGTGAACGTCAGCAGGTGTTCGGTGTGGTGGCGGCGCAGGCCCCGGCACGGCTGCGGATGCAGGAACTCACCGAGCTGGAGGATCTGGAGCGGAACGCCGCGCAGAATGCCAACCTCGCCCGCAAGCGGGCCTCGAGCCAGAACTACAACCGCAGCCGCAGCAAGTTCTGA
- a CDS encoding ParA family protein, with amino-acid sequence MITATIFNHAGGAGKTSLTRDVGYELSQAGHRVLLIDLDPQANLSSWLGVRRVQLSSTVYSLATEGAPLPEPVEVHGMHVVPSQVDLALAETGMLGVPGSQLFLRQALEAVRTHYDVVLIDSPPSLGQLAILGAAAADCLIVPIPVRTKGLDALPGLHKATSLYRRLRPDLTVALYVPTLYDVRRSHDREVLEDLRRHLSPLAEPIPERAAVWLDSSMAGQPVGVYAPGSPVHQDVQRVTREVASVLGLAVPA; translated from the coding sequence GTGATCACCGCCACGATCTTCAATCATGCGGGCGGCGCCGGGAAGACCAGCCTGACGCGTGACGTCGGCTACGAGCTGAGTCAGGCCGGGCACCGCGTCCTTCTAATTGACCTCGACCCGCAGGCCAACCTCAGCAGCTGGCTCGGTGTGCGGCGGGTGCAGCTTTCCAGCACGGTGTACTCCCTGGCGACCGAGGGTGCTCCCCTCCCTGAGCCGGTGGAGGTGCACGGCATGCACGTGGTGCCCTCCCAGGTGGATCTGGCCCTGGCTGAAACGGGAATGCTCGGCGTTCCCGGCTCTCAACTCTTCCTCCGGCAGGCGCTGGAAGCGGTCCGGACGCATTACGACGTCGTCCTGATCGACAGTCCCCCCAGCCTTGGACAGCTGGCCATCTTGGGCGCAGCGGCGGCAGACTGCCTGATTGTTCCCATTCCGGTACGTACCAAGGGCTTGGATGCGCTGCCCGGCCTGCACAAGGCGACCAGTCTGTACCGTCGCCTTCGCCCTGACCTCACGGTGGCGTTGTATGTTCCCACGCTATATGACGTCCGGCGCTCGCATGATCGGGAGGTTCTGGAAGACCTGCGCCGACATCTCTCTCCCTTAGCCGAACCGATTCCGGAACGCGCTGCTGTCTGGCTGGACTCGAGCATGGCCGGGCAACCCGTCGGTGTATACGCGCCGGGTTCACCCGTCCATCAGGACGTGCAGCGGGTCACACGTGAGGTGGCGAGCGTCCTCGGTCTGGCGGTGCCCGCATGA